Proteins from a single region of Methanocella sp.:
- a CDS encoding ABC transporter ATP-binding protein — translation MTVVSDKINNFISAVKAVLSVPKPAASKFKFKDLAFFFQFVKPVWKIGALSVLLVMMTTAISALLPMSSKIFIDFVIQKTGYAGVDSFLGMLGLGAYAATVNGHLSSINFLILLMIALGIASVILNILESYFSAIYQQQMTFNVQTSLFDHVLRFPMIFIKSRQTGYLMSRVSDDVGMMQYLFSDAVTTIISNIFYLIFGVAILVSMNARLALIIACVIPVYLAIRYLFSDRIRALSRKEREYNSEVSRDMQEAISGVEVVKSYAMEKKEVGKIASELKNVIRTRIARSVIMSFASSFMSGTMFALTVVIMFFGAFDIQSGRMTIGDYVAFITYIMFISNAVNMLYRTYLTFQPAFASMDRLKEMFDIAPEFEWDEKTKKKLDHVKGNVKFDNVSFSYESEPTLKNISFEVRPGETVALVGHSGAGKTTLVSLLLKLYVPQSGKITLDGVDLNELDHSWLRQQISVVSQDIFLFNDTIENNIKYGRPEASREDVVRVARKARIHEFIESLPEGYDTLIGERGTKLSVGQRQRISIARAFLKDTPLIILDEPTSAIDPETELHLKESLDELMKGRTTFIISHRMSLTDIANFIVVIEGGQIVERGTQKELEQKEGLYNRLRSLDQTHGSPELL, via the coding sequence ATGACCGTAGTGTCCGACAAAATTAATAATTTCATCAGTGCCGTGAAGGCAGTGCTAAGCGTGCCAAAGCCGGCGGCGTCAAAGTTCAAGTTCAAGGACCTTGCTTTCTTCTTTCAGTTCGTGAAGCCGGTATGGAAGATCGGGGCGCTCAGCGTGCTCCTTGTCATGATGACGACGGCCATCAGCGCGCTCCTGCCCATGTCCAGCAAGATATTCATCGACTTCGTCATACAGAAGACGGGCTATGCAGGCGTCGATAGCTTTCTGGGGATGCTCGGGCTGGGAGCGTATGCCGCGACGGTTAACGGGCACCTGAGCTCAATAAACTTTTTAATATTGCTTATGATAGCCCTCGGCATCGCCAGCGTCATCCTTAACATACTGGAGAGCTATTTTTCCGCCATCTACCAGCAGCAGATGACCTTCAACGTCCAGACAAGCCTTTTCGACCACGTCCTCCGCTTTCCCATGATATTTATCAAGAGCAGGCAGACGGGGTACCTCATGTCCCGGGTCTCGGACGACGTGGGCATGATGCAGTACCTGTTCTCGGACGCGGTCACCACCATCATATCCAACATTTTCTACCTGATCTTCGGCGTCGCGATCCTCGTTTCCATGAACGCCCGCCTGGCGTTGATCATTGCCTGCGTCATACCCGTCTACCTGGCCATCCGGTACCTGTTCTCGGACCGTATAAGGGCGCTGAGCCGCAAGGAGAGGGAGTACAACTCGGAAGTGTCCCGGGACATGCAGGAGGCCATCTCGGGAGTCGAAGTGGTCAAGTCCTACGCCATGGAGAAAAAAGAGGTCGGCAAGATCGCCTCGGAGCTCAAGAACGTCATCCGGACGCGGATCGCCCGCTCCGTGATCATGTCCTTCGCCAGCTCGTTCATGAGCGGGACCATGTTCGCGCTCACCGTGGTCATCATGTTCTTCGGCGCCTTCGACATCCAGAGCGGCCGCATGACCATAGGCGATTACGTCGCCTTCATCACGTACATCATGTTCATATCGAACGCGGTCAACATGCTTTACCGCACATACCTGACCTTCCAGCCGGCGTTCGCCTCCATGGACCGGCTGAAGGAAATGTTCGACATCGCCCCCGAGTTCGAGTGGGACGAAAAGACGAAGAAGAAGCTGGACCACGTGAAAGGTAACGTTAAGTTCGATAACGTGTCCTTTTCGTATGAAAGCGAGCCGACCCTGAAAAACATCAGCTTCGAGGTCAGGCCCGGCGAGACCGTCGCGCTCGTCGGCCACAGCGGCGCGGGCAAGACCACGCTGGTCAGCCTGTTGCTGAAATTATACGTCCCGCAGTCCGGTAAAATTACGCTGGACGGCGTCGATCTGAACGAGCTGGACCACTCCTGGCTGCGCCAGCAGATCAGCGTCGTCTCCCAGGATATTTTCCTCTTCAACGATACCATTGAGAACAACATCAAGTATGGCAGGCCCGAGGCCTCCCGGGAAGACGTCGTCCGCGTGGCCAGAAAGGCGCGCATCCACGAGTTCATCGAAAGCCTGCCCGAAGGCTACGACACGCTCATCGGCGAGAGGGGCACGAAGCTCTCGGTCGGCCAGAGGCAGCGCATATCCATCGCCAGAGCCTTCCTCAAGGACACGCCGCTGATCATTTTAGACGAGCCGACATCGGCCATCGACCCCGAAACCGAGCTACACCTGAAGGAGTCCCTGGACGAGCTCATGAAAGGCCGGACGACGTTCATCATCTCCCACCGCATGTCGCTTACGGACATCGCCAACTTCATCGTCGTGATCGAAGGCGGGCAGATCGTCGAGAGGGGCACGCAGAAGGAGCTCGAGCAAAAAGAGGGCCTGTATAACAGGCTGAGGTCGCTCGACCAGACCCACGGGAGCCCTGAGCTCCTCTGA
- a CDS encoding MEDS domain-containing protein has protein sequence MDTERESGIDIIGELPWGTHFCVFYKTKEDLADILVSYLEAGLRNNEFCMCVASEPLNAGEIEARMAKAIPDFDVYLKKGQIEIIPYTEWYVIDGKFDAERILNGWVDKLQKAMARGFSGLRLSGNTFWLEKAGWNGFQSYERQVDDLIGNYPMIALCTYSLDMCDANDILDVASTHRFALAKRENTWKVIESLEQKKVRKALEECDIRFRSLIQNSSDIIRILDREGRIIFDSPSSEKILGYAPGHMLGRSPLEIVHPDDRDRVRNDLEQILKNRNPGIPTEFRILKADGEYLDVESTGVSMFGVPGVDGIVITTRPITERKRSEEQLRMLSRAVEDSPATVVVTDIHGNIEYVNPKFTRLTGYTFDEVRGSNPRILKSGKTPREVYEQLWKTILAGNEWRGEFLNKKKNGGLYYESAVISPIRDDKGNIVRFVAVKEDITERKRMEDELREAKERAELYLDLMSHDINNINQIAMGYLEIANETLALDVEEKELVSKPLEALNNSTALIANVRKLQNIMEGRYKSDIIDLKDLMAGMKENHWVSNGRRVSIHLEADDDCHVMANGLIHDIFSNLIGNAIKHSPDDRPLDINIKLDRLNDSGADYCRVAVEDNGPGIPDSLKGRLFNRFARGDSKAQGKGLGLYIVRSLIEDYHGQVWIEDRVPGDHTQGARFVVMLPAVATTVPEIR, from the coding sequence ATGGATACCGAACGGGAATCTGGCATTGATATCATTGGCGAGTTACCGTGGGGAACTCATTTTTGTGTATTCTATAAGACCAAGGAAGACCTGGCCGATATCCTGGTATCCTACTTAGAGGCGGGTCTCAGGAATAACGAATTTTGCATGTGCGTTGCCTCGGAGCCGTTAAACGCTGGCGAGATCGAGGCCCGAATGGCCAAAGCAATACCGGACTTTGACGTATACCTGAAGAAGGGGCAGATCGAGATCATACCATACACGGAATGGTATGTCATCGACGGTAAATTCGATGCTGAGCGCATACTGAACGGCTGGGTGGATAAGCTGCAAAAAGCCATGGCCCGGGGCTTCAGCGGACTCAGGCTGTCGGGGAACACGTTCTGGCTGGAAAAAGCAGGCTGGAATGGTTTCCAGAGCTATGAGCGGCAGGTCGACGATCTGATCGGTAACTATCCGATGATCGCCCTCTGCACCTACTCGCTGGATATGTGCGACGCCAACGACATCCTCGACGTGGCCAGCACGCACCGGTTCGCGCTTGCGAAGCGCGAGAATACGTGGAAGGTCATCGAGAGCCTGGAGCAAAAGAAGGTCCGGAAAGCTTTGGAGGAGTGCGATATCCGGTTCCGGTCGCTGATCCAGAACTCGTCGGACATTATCCGCATACTGGATAGGGAGGGGCGCATTATTTTTGACTCTCCATCCTCCGAGAAGATACTGGGCTATGCGCCCGGCCATATGTTAGGGAGGTCGCCGCTCGAGATCGTGCATCCCGACGACCGCGATCGTGTAAGGAACGATCTGGAACAGATTTTAAAAAATCGCAATCCCGGTATTCCCACGGAGTTCCGTATCCTCAAGGCCGACGGCGAATACCTGGACGTGGAATCGACGGGCGTCAGCATGTTCGGAGTACCGGGCGTGGATGGCATCGTCATCACGACACGGCCGATCACGGAACGCAAGCGTTCCGAGGAGCAGCTTCGCATGCTATCCCGGGCGGTCGAGGATAGCCCGGCGACGGTCGTGGTCACCGACATTCACGGCAACATCGAGTACGTGAACCCGAAGTTCACTCGGCTCACGGGCTATACGTTCGACGAGGTGAGGGGTAGCAATCCCCGCATATTAAAATCCGGTAAGACGCCCCGGGAGGTATACGAACAGCTATGGAAGACGATCCTGGCAGGTAACGAATGGCGCGGCGAATTCCTGAATAAGAAGAAGAACGGCGGGCTATACTATGAGTCGGCCGTCATTTCGCCCATCCGGGACGATAAAGGCAATATCGTCCGCTTCGTTGCGGTCAAGGAGGATATCACCGAGCGCAAGCGGATGGAAGATGAGCTGAGGGAAGCGAAGGAGCGGGCGGAGCTCTACCTGGACCTGATGAGCCACGACATCAACAATATTAACCAGATCGCCATGGGCTACCTCGAGATTGCGAACGAGACCCTGGCCCTCGACGTAGAGGAAAAAGAGCTCGTGTCGAAGCCGCTGGAAGCCTTGAATAACAGCACGGCGCTCATCGCGAACGTGCGAAAGCTCCAGAATATCATGGAGGGCAGATACAAGTCTGATATCATCGACTTGAAGGACCTCATGGCCGGCATGAAGGAGAATCACTGGGTCTCGAACGGCAGGAGAGTATCCATTCATTTAGAGGCGGATGACGATTGCCACGTCATGGCGAACGGCCTCATCCACGATATTTTTTCCAACCTGATCGGTAATGCCATCAAGCACTCCCCGGACGACAGGCCCCTGGATATAAACATTAAGCTGGATAGGCTCAATGACAGCGGTGCCGACTATTGTAGAGTGGCCGTCGAGGACAACGGGCCGGGAATCCCCGATAGCCTGAAAGGCAGGCTGTTTAACCGGTTCGCGAGGGGCGACTCGAAAGCCCAGGGCAAGGGCCTGGGCCTCTATATCGTCCGGTCGCTGATCGAGGACTATCACGGCCAGGTCTGGATCGAGGACCGGGTGCCGGGCGACCATACACAGGGCGCCAGGTTCGTGGTCATGCTGCCAGCGGTCGCCACGACCGTGCCAGAGATCAGATGA
- a CDS encoding flavodoxin domain-containing protein produces the protein MPRLLIVYNSTTGNTKAMAEAIAEGARSLKLDTDVVDAFNVTPDEVMAADAVGFGVPTFNYHAARPILKLLDDLAGKDIKGKLAIVFGSYGWSGQGAPVVAERLRQMGFRVLDPVIRVKLKPSDNELEGCQLLGKDVAMHLKNIKMTENLNA, from the coding sequence ATGCCCAGATTATTGATAGTCTATAACAGCACGACCGGCAACACGAAGGCCATGGCCGAAGCCATCGCCGAGGGCGCCCGGTCCCTGAAGCTGGACACGGACGTCGTGGACGCGTTCAACGTGACGCCCGATGAAGTCATGGCCGCCGACGCCGTTGGTTTCGGCGTGCCGACGTTTAACTATCACGCGGCCAGGCCTATCCTGAAACTGCTGGACGACCTCGCGGGTAAGGACATTAAAGGCAAGCTCGCAATCGTCTTCGGCTCCTACGGCTGGAGTGGCCAGGGGGCGCCAGTGGTCGCCGAACGCCTGCGCCAGATGGGGTTCAGGGTACTGGACCCGGTCATACGGGTGAAGCTCAAGCCATCGGATAATGAGCTCGAGGGGTGCCAGTTGCTTGGAAAAGACGTGGCTATGCACCTGAAAAATATCAAAATGACCGAAAATTTAAATGCGTAG
- a CDS encoding DMT family transporter, translating to MPDEVKRDGQWPLMVALFAINVFWGGSFVANAIALKSIGPIEIASLRFFIATPLLAAITYLWKGKEIFKCDIKDLGAIIIMALTGVTLQYVIQVTAQEYTTATNASLLINTSVFFIIFLSALFLNEKLSRWRIAGSVIGFLGVAVLVSKGSLSFDLGGHALGDIMIIVCALLWSVYSIYGKKIASKYNPLTILNLIFIIGTICLVPFYLLTPHTAVTDIPLDAIGAIVFLAIFCSIIAYLAYNVALERMDASQVGVYIYFVPLSTIVLAWLILGETLTPATIGGGLMVLLGMYLAELKDKN from the coding sequence ATGCCCGACGAGGTCAAGCGAGACGGCCAATGGCCGCTGATGGTCGCGCTATTTGCCATTAACGTCTTCTGGGGCGGCTCTTTCGTCGCCAACGCCATCGCCCTCAAGAGCATCGGGCCCATCGAGATCGCCTCACTGCGCTTCTTTATCGCCACGCCTCTCCTGGCAGCCATCACCTACCTCTGGAAAGGAAAAGAGATCTTCAAGTGCGATATCAAAGACCTGGGCGCTATAATCATCATGGCCCTGACGGGCGTCACGCTGCAGTACGTCATCCAGGTCACGGCCCAGGAATATACAACCGCTACGAACGCCTCTTTGCTCATAAATACGTCCGTATTTTTCATCATCTTTCTCAGCGCGCTCTTCCTGAATGAAAAGCTCAGCAGGTGGAGGATCGCCGGCTCCGTCATCGGCTTTCTCGGGGTCGCGGTCCTGGTATCGAAGGGCTCGCTGTCCTTTGACCTGGGCGGCCATGCCCTGGGCGACATCATGATCATCGTCTGCGCACTCCTGTGGTCGGTCTACTCCATCTATGGCAAGAAGATCGCATCGAAATACAACCCGCTGACCATCCTCAACCTCATATTCATCATCGGCACGATCTGCCTGGTACCGTTCTACCTTTTAACGCCGCATACCGCAGTCACGGACATACCGCTGGATGCCATCGGCGCCATCGTGTTCCTGGCCATCTTCTGCTCCATCATCGCCTATCTGGCATATAATGTAGCGCTGGAGAGGATGGACGCCTCTCAGGTAGGGGTGTACATTTATTTTGTGCCCCTGTCGACCATCGTCCTGGCCTGGCTCATCCTGGGCGAGACGTTGACCCCGGCAACCATTGGCGGAGGGCTGATGGTGCTGCTGGGCATGTATCTGGCGGAATTAAAGGATAAAAATTAA
- a CDS encoding DEAD/DEAH box helicase, producing the protein MGAIEEYLRDLKTSPDYEGQIAHIEEIDERPPSYDDVNHILNLKLRGYLDAHKIRLYSHQARAIDLALDGKNVIITTPTASGKSLAFNVPVFETLLNDKKSTALYLYPMKALSNDQLKTLKAMDEELGTKASPAAYDGDTPQSARTGIRDVSRIIVSNPYAIHRYLPWHDRWRRFYSGLKYVIIDEAHTYRGIYGSGVAMLMRRLRRILKRYGADPQFILSSATVANPEELSYKLTGKEFSVVSGDGSGRGKKYFMFWNPPIEGQSRGSTHQETMRLLVDQLDHGLQTLCFTPSRKMAELIAKWAREYDNNKFYNEIASYRAGYLPEDRRRIENDFKSMRLKGVTSTNALEVGIDIGTLDAVIISGYPGTRISTWQQAGRAGRGTAESLATLVAFDNPLDQFYMKHPERFFNSRNEEAIVDLHNPYILMGHLMCASAELPLTAADSAYFGDISEAMEAMSSAGIIRRTPRGMVYGGSKSPSEIVSLKNISSHNVRVMCGSELLETMETGRACSEAHTGAVLLHQGETYLIEDLDLKLGIARAIKKDVDYYTEALKLSDVAIIKERQKKTVNGIDVHVGDVMVTEQYYEYAMKRYEKLLGYFPLDLPSQTFESVAIWFTLPEELHQKMLSGNKDFNGGIHALEHAMIAMTPLFALCDRWDLGGLSTPNHPDTNLPTIFLYDGYEGGIGIAEKCFELFPELSRATLELVRDCQCTEGCPACIYSPKCGNKNKPLDKAVAKDILQQMININVKQQ; encoded by the coding sequence ATGGGGGCAATTGAAGAATATCTCAGGGATCTAAAAACATCCCCGGACTACGAGGGGCAGATCGCCCACATCGAGGAGATCGACGAGCGCCCGCCATCCTACGACGATGTCAACCATATCCTTAACCTGAAGCTGCGCGGATATCTCGACGCTCATAAGATCAGGCTTTACTCTCACCAGGCAAGGGCCATCGACCTGGCCCTCGACGGTAAGAACGTGATAATCACGACGCCTACGGCGTCCGGGAAATCATTAGCCTTCAACGTCCCGGTCTTCGAGACTCTGCTCAACGATAAAAAATCCACGGCACTCTATCTTTACCCCATGAAGGCACTTTCAAACGACCAGCTCAAGACGCTCAAGGCCATGGATGAGGAGCTGGGCACGAAGGCCTCGCCCGCCGCATATGACGGCGATACGCCGCAGTCGGCCAGGACAGGCATCCGGGACGTGTCCCGGATCATCGTGAGCAATCCCTATGCCATTCACCGCTACTTACCATGGCATGACAGGTGGAGGCGCTTTTACTCCGGGCTGAAATACGTGATCATAGACGAGGCACACACATACCGGGGCATCTACGGCTCCGGCGTCGCCATGCTCATGCGCCGGCTGAGGCGCATCCTGAAGCGGTATGGCGCGGACCCGCAGTTCATCCTCTCATCGGCCACCGTCGCGAACCCGGAAGAGCTCTCATATAAGCTGACCGGCAAAGAGTTCAGCGTCGTATCGGGCGACGGCTCAGGCCGGGGCAAGAAGTACTTCATGTTCTGGAACCCGCCTATCGAAGGCCAGTCCCGGGGCTCGACCCACCAGGAGACCATGCGTCTCCTGGTAGACCAGCTCGACCATGGCCTGCAAACACTCTGCTTCACGCCCTCCAGAAAGATGGCTGAACTGATAGCGAAATGGGCCCGGGAATATGATAACAATAAGTTCTATAACGAGATCGCCTCCTACCGGGCCGGATACCTGCCCGAGGACCGCCGGCGCATCGAGAACGATTTCAAGAGCATGCGCCTCAAGGGCGTCACATCGACGAACGCGCTGGAGGTCGGCATCGACATCGGCACGCTCGACGCGGTAATAATCTCCGGCTATCCCGGCACGCGCATCTCGACCTGGCAGCAGGCGGGCCGGGCCGGCCGGGGGACGGCCGAGTCGCTGGCGACGCTGGTCGCCTTCGATAACCCGCTCGATCAGTTTTATATGAAGCACCCGGAGCGGTTCTTCAACTCCAGGAACGAGGAGGCCATCGTCGATCTTCACAATCCTTACATCCTGATGGGCCACCTCATGTGCGCCTCGGCCGAGCTGCCTCTCACGGCCGCGGATTCTGCGTACTTCGGCGACATCTCCGAGGCCATGGAGGCGATGTCGTCGGCCGGCATTATCCGGCGCACGCCGCGGGGCATGGTCTACGGCGGCTCGAAGAGCCCTTCCGAGATCGTGAGCTTGAAGAACATTTCCAGCCATAACGTGCGCGTGATGTGTGGTTCTGAGCTGCTCGAGACCATGGAGACCGGGCGGGCGTGTTCCGAAGCCCATACTGGCGCCGTACTGCTGCACCAGGGCGAAACCTATCTCATCGAAGACCTGGACTTGAAGCTTGGCATCGCCCGGGCGATAAAAAAAGACGTCGACTACTATACCGAGGCTCTTAAGCTGTCGGACGTGGCCATCATAAAGGAGCGCCAGAAGAAGACGGTCAACGGCATCGACGTCCACGTCGGCGACGTGATGGTCACCGAGCAATATTACGAGTATGCCATGAAGCGCTACGAGAAGCTCCTGGGATATTTCCCGCTGGACCTGCCCTCGCAGACCTTCGAGTCCGTGGCTATATGGTTTACACTACCCGAGGAGCTCCATCAGAAGATGCTCTCCGGGAACAAGGACTTCAACGGCGGCATCCACGCCCTTGAGCATGCCATGATCGCCATGACGCCGCTGTTCGCATTATGTGACCGGTGGGACCTGGGCGGCCTGTCAACGCCGAACCATCCGGACACGAACCTGCCGACGATATTTCTATACGACGGCTACGAAGGCGGCATCGGCATCGCCGAAAAATGCTTTGAACTATTCCCCGAATTATCCAGGGCCACGCTGGAGCTGGTCCGGGACTGCCAGTGCACGGAAGGGTGCCCGGCATGCATTTACTCGCCCAAGTGCGGCAATAAGAACAAGCCGCTCGATAAGGCCGTTGCAAAAGATATTTTACAGCAAATGATAAACATTAATGTTAAACAGCAATAA
- a CDS encoding ribonuclease H-like domain-containing protein — MPSWLYDDAYFEGQRVKKKYLKAYNGVRLEDAIRGTPVGGEFGECYLIESSTDFSISGIGREKARSALLSNLRLLRGIGPGTERKLHRAGYHDIESLLGHMRWRDEAKRFLSIVDSGDACAIQQELWHWLPKSHPLNLNIAAFTEVESLVALDIETMGLFSRPIILFGAAFTKGDKVITRQYLARSVDEEAAAIGEFCSIIEKNPLVSYNGRSFDVPYINQRRWYYGLGGDIDNVHFDMLPFARRFMKAKAPDARLTTIEKYLFGQERRDDVPGALVPEFYEEYLRTHNPGPLVPIVEHNRNDLVSLVRLFSKFCEGL; from the coding sequence ATGCCCTCCTGGCTTTATGACGATGCGTACTTCGAAGGCCAGCGCGTCAAGAAAAAGTACCTGAAAGCGTATAACGGCGTCCGGCTCGAGGATGCCATCCGGGGCACACCCGTCGGCGGCGAGTTCGGCGAGTGCTACCTCATCGAAAGCTCTACAGACTTTTCTATTAGCGGGATCGGCCGCGAAAAAGCCCGGTCCGCTCTTTTATCCAACCTCCGGCTGCTCCGGGGGATCGGCCCGGGCACGGAGAGGAAATTACACCGGGCAGGATACCACGATATCGAGAGCCTGCTGGGCCATATGCGCTGGAGGGACGAGGCAAAGCGGTTCTTATCCATCGTCGACTCGGGGGACGCCTGCGCCATACAGCAGGAACTCTGGCACTGGCTGCCGAAATCGCATCCCCTGAACCTGAATATCGCCGCCTTCACCGAGGTGGAGAGCCTCGTGGCGCTGGACATCGAGACGATGGGGCTGTTCTCGAGGCCCATCATTCTCTTCGGCGCCGCGTTCACGAAGGGCGACAAGGTCATCACCCGGCAATACCTGGCCCGGAGCGTCGACGAGGAGGCGGCGGCAATCGGCGAATTCTGTTCCATCATAGAGAAAAATCCTCTGGTGTCCTATAACGGCCGCTCCTTCGACGTGCCATACATCAACCAGCGCCGCTGGTACTATGGCCTGGGCGGCGACATCGATAACGTCCACTTCGACATGCTGCCGTTCGCCCGCCGCTTCATGAAGGCAAAAGCGCCGGACGCGCGGCTCACGACCATTGAAAAATATTTATTCGGGCAGGAGAGACGGGATGATGTGCCCGGCGCCCTGGTGCCAGAGTTCTACGAGGAGTACCTGCGCACGCACAACCCGGGCCCGCTGGTGCCCATCGTCGAGCATAACCGGAATGACCTGGTATCGCTGGTCCGGCTTTTCTCGAAGTTCTGCGAGGGCTTATAA
- a CDS encoding MutS-related protein, which produces MAHLLHVNGLIELPGIGEKISNKLIDHFGSERAALEVLRKHDVASLSGVPGISEKYAVSLIHEVIAQEDGASIEDFLQTPEAFNVYDKIVGLMRSYAHTSYSRAKLSTFIPYPSNKADRIRAVQSELNVYIDLAKKLGDDALLSAALKKVRYLKEPSKVAKSRDRAIFTDNKKDYERLLGEHIDRYLDVYCVENMGELVDIAKGYSQSLVLGSKFAGSDFPEDMSVDFMEGAGEAWWLVPEVVISFFAANKEPIEASVEAIKIIRSKSDMIICSSLNDAMMLELSQEMGRITPEGELELGVDPEIDRLKNVLARYNEALKASLKKANADLHDRMENNTVTLKGSQLLGMFGEKGEAGLKGMLEKEVAKAYAEVVGEAKTFIREQLALKPFEMQYVDLMFCDEIVYPIELNYRAVDGFKNAINRQLVKRSLDIKRNSAKRLSKFEAVCKDMVRDTLEFDTYFAIGLFALDYRLKLPAVNGHAGIRVTDGYNIFLRGHTQKVEPVSYAVGVKVKDTKGERVVILSGVNSGGKTTMLDLLAQVVILGQMGFPVPAESAEIGLVDELLYFSKSKGTLTAGAFETTIKGFSRVVSKNSKVVLVDELESITEPGASAKIIAGILETLYDNDGSIAVFVSHLAEQIRENTKYSIRVDGIEAKGLDANLNLIVDRTPRYNYLAKSTPELIVERLTRSSDGDKREFYQNLLAKFKSKN; this is translated from the coding sequence ATGGCACATTTGTTGCACGTGAACGGCCTCATCGAGCTGCCTGGCATAGGCGAAAAGATCTCTAATAAGCTTATTGACCATTTTGGCTCCGAGCGCGCTGCCCTGGAAGTGCTGCGTAAGCATGACGTCGCCAGCCTGTCCGGCGTTCCCGGGATAAGCGAAAAGTACGCCGTCTCGCTCATTCACGAGGTGATCGCGCAGGAGGATGGCGCCTCTATCGAAGATTTTCTGCAGACGCCCGAGGCCTTTAACGTTTACGATAAGATCGTTGGCCTGATGCGCTCCTACGCGCATACTTCCTATTCTCGCGCAAAATTGAGCACTTTCATTCCCTATCCTTCGAATAAGGCTGACCGGATCAGGGCAGTCCAGTCTGAATTAAACGTCTATATCGACCTGGCAAAAAAGCTGGGCGACGATGCCCTGTTAAGCGCCGCCTTAAAAAAAGTCAGGTACCTGAAGGAGCCGTCAAAAGTGGCAAAATCAAGAGACAGGGCCATCTTTACGGATAATAAGAAGGACTATGAGCGGCTGCTCGGCGAGCACATCGACCGCTACCTGGACGTCTACTGCGTGGAGAACATGGGCGAGCTGGTCGACATCGCAAAGGGCTATTCGCAGTCGCTGGTCCTGGGCAGTAAGTTCGCGGGGTCTGATTTCCCGGAGGATATGAGCGTCGATTTCATGGAAGGCGCGGGTGAAGCGTGGTGGCTGGTGCCCGAGGTCGTTATCTCTTTCTTCGCGGCGAACAAGGAGCCCATCGAGGCATCCGTCGAGGCCATTAAGATCATACGCTCAAAATCCGACATGATTATCTGTTCCAGCCTGAACGACGCAATGATGCTCGAGCTGTCGCAGGAGATGGGCCGTATCACGCCGGAGGGCGAGCTGGAGCTGGGCGTCGACCCGGAGATCGACCGCCTGAAGAATGTCCTGGCCCGCTACAACGAGGCCCTGAAGGCATCCCTGAAGAAGGCTAACGCCGACCTGCACGACCGCATGGAGAACAATACGGTCACGCTCAAGGGCTCGCAGCTCCTGGGCATGTTCGGCGAGAAAGGCGAGGCGGGCCTGAAGGGCATGCTGGAAAAGGAGGTCGCCAAAGCCTATGCCGAAGTCGTCGGAGAGGCTAAAACTTTCATCCGTGAACAGCTGGCGCTGAAGCCTTTCGAGATGCAGTACGTCGACCTCATGTTCTGCGACGAGATCGTCTACCCTATCGAACTTAACTACCGGGCCGTGGACGGCTTCAAGAACGCCATCAATCGCCAGCTCGTCAAACGCAGCCTGGATATCAAGAGGAACAGCGCAAAGCGCCTCTCGAAGTTCGAAGCCGTATGCAAGGATATGGTCCGGGACACGCTGGAGTTCGACACGTACTTTGCCATCGGGCTCTTCGCCCTCGACTATCGCCTTAAGCTGCCGGCCGTCAATGGGCACGCCGGCATCAGGGTCACCGACGGCTATAACATATTCCTTCGGGGCCATACCCAGAAGGTGGAGCCCGTTAGCTATGCCGTGGGCGTGAAGGTAAAAGATACAAAAGGCGAGCGTGTCGTAATCCTTAGCGGCGTTAACTCGGGAGGCAAGACCACGATGCTGGACCTGCTGGCGCAGGTCGTGATCCTGGGCCAGATGGGCTTCCCGGTGCCCGCCGAATCGGCCGAGATCGGCCTCGTGGACGAGCTGCTATACTTCAGCAAGTCGAAGGGCACGCTGACGGCCGGCGCTTTCGAGACCACCATCAAGGGCTTCTCACGTGTCGTAAGCAAGAACAGCAAGGTCGTGCTCGTCGACGAGCTCGAGTCGATCACCGAGCCCGGCGCATCGGCCAAGATCATCGCCGGCATCCTGGAAACGCTATACGATAATGACGGGAGCATCGCCGTCTTCGTGAGCCACCTGGCCGAGCAGATCCGGGAGAACACGAAGTACAGCATCCGCGTCGACGGCATCGAGGCCAAGGGGCTCGATGCTAATCTCAATCTGATCGTGGACAGGACGCCCCGGTACAATTATTTAGCGAAGAGCACGCCGGAGCTCATCGTCGAGCGGCTCACGCGGTCGTCGGACGGCGATAAAAGGGAATTTTACCAAAATCTGCTGGCAAAGTTCAAATCGAAGAATTAA